The Terriglobales bacterium region AAGATGAGTTCGGCCACGTGCGTCTTGGCGGCATCGGCACGATCATTGCGCAGGAAATTGAGAAGCGCACGGGCTTCGAAACACGCGCTGTGATTCTCGGACACACCCAGCGCGGAGGGTCGCCCACCGCTTTTGATCGCGTGTTGGCAACGCGCTACGGGATTGGAGCGATCGATGCGGTCCATCGCGGAGACTTCGGCAAGATGGTCGCGCTTCGTGGAACCGACATCGTGACCATCCCGTTGAAAGAAGCACTCTCGCGCACGCGCACGGTTGGCCAGGATTTGATCGACGTCGCGAATGGACTGCGTGAGCCGTTGAATAAAGCGGTGTAACTCACTTCTTCTGTCATTCCGAACGTACGCTCGCGCGTGCTGTTCGCGCGAGCGGGAGTGAGGAATCCTTATCAATTTGTATAAAGCCGGCATTCTCGATAGGACATTCTCGAAGTCCTTTAGGGATTCCTCACGCGAACAGCAGGCGTTCGGAATGACATAAAAAAAGGCGAACAAAAATTTAGGGGGACGCTCATCGCGTCCCCCGTTTTACTTTGCCTTGTCAGCTCTTACTTTTTCTTCTTCGAGCTTGACTTTTTCTTCGAGGCTTTCTTGGTTGCCATTGTTCTATTCTCCCTTTCGATTCTTCAATCGAGTTTGCAACGATCATTTGTTGCAATTGTTGAATGTATAGAGTCATTAAAAAACGATGTCAAGCAAAAAATGGTTGACGTGAGTTGTTATTTGAGTTCTACCTCGTCGCTTTTCCGACGAGCGATCAACTCACGCGGCGATTTTTCGACGCTGCTTGCTGGAATTCTCACTCGATCACTTCACTTGATCACGCCGCTCTTCACCAGTTTGTCTGCGAGTACAAGGAGAATTCCTTCAACGCTGTCGTGCCATGCGTGCGCCATCATTCCCGGGCGCAGGCTCTTGCGCCAGATCGTCAAGGTTCCAAACATCGCGCCGTAGACGAAGATGAGCAACATGCGTTGATGTCCTTCGTATGCGTGGGAAAGGCCGAAAACCGCGGCTGACGCGAGCATGCCGATCCAGACATTGCGCAGCAGCGTTGAGAACTGGCGCTGGAAATATCCGCGGAAGACAATTTCTTCGACGAAGCCTGCGACTACGCTCATGCAGATCCAAAGCGCGAGCTCAAATCCGCCGTGAGGAGCAAGGA contains the following coding sequences:
- a CDS encoding CPBP family intramembrane glutamic endopeptidase, whose protein sequence is EDFLLDIAIAIGFWMVSYAVLIGLGFAMHMAKPGAIDEGKQTIQLLAPHGGFELALWICMSVVAGFVEEIVFRGYFQRQFSTLLRNVWIGMLASAAVFGLSHAYEGHQRMLLIFVYGAMFGTLTIWRKSLRPGMMAHAWHDSVEGILLVLADKLVKSGVIK